In the genome of Parus major isolate Abel chromosome 2, Parus_major1.1, whole genome shotgun sequence, one region contains:
- the LRRC72 gene encoding leucine-rich repeat-containing protein 72 isoform X2, whose protein sequence is MAASATAGGQAIENQLKICGYKNNVDVVALYLARQGLRSIPSLAQFRRLRYLWINNNKIQDLTFLTKNYYLTELYLNHNELTDISDLFQNPLAYDPDYRLYVIYFLPSVQLLDRKLVTQRERESALHLYNPKRAWVMQSIAFGKRADTSLGTTVGSSRCTQPARRLIIPSGHEFGNSTNKVPFEDPEDAVLVRATTRSLMEFSSVDWNKVATCQERRLKNKAEEPLEKLTVQFR, encoded by the exons GCAATAGAAAACCAGCTGAAGATCTGTGGCTATAAGAACAATGTGGATGTCGTAGCACTGTATCTGGCTAGACA AGGACTAAGAAGTATCCCAAGTCTAGCACAGTTTCGCAGATTACGGTATTTGTGGATTAACAACAATAAG ATCCAAGATTTAACCTTCTTGACCAAAAACTATTACTTGACTGAACTCTATCTCAACCATAATGAGCTGACAGATATATCAG ACCTATTCCAAAACCCTCTGGCATATGATCCAGACTACCGGCTTTATGTGATATACTTCCTTCCTTCAGTTCAGCTCCTTGACAGGAAAT TGGTTACACAAAGAGAAAGGGAGTCAGCGCTTCACCTCTATAACCCTAAAAGGGCTTGGGTCATGCAGTCAATAGCTTTTGGGAAGAGAGCAGATACATCCCTGGGGACAACAGTGGGATCTAGCAGATGCACTCAACCAGCCAGAAGACTGATAATCCCCTCAG GTCATGAATTCGGAAATAGCACAAATAA AGTACCATTTGAGGACCCTGAAGATGCAGTTTTAGTACGGGCAACAACAAGATCTCTCATGGAATTTTCCTCTGTGGACTGGAACAAAGTAGCCACTTGTCAAGAAAGGCGgcttaaaaacaaagcagaggagCCCCTTGAGAAGCTGACAGTCCAGTTTAGATGA
- the LRRC72 gene encoding leucine-rich repeat-containing protein 72 isoform X1: MAASATAGGQAIENQLKICGYKNNVDVVALYLARQGLRSIPSLAQFRRLRYLWINNNKIQDLTFLTKNYYLTELYLNHNELTDISGALKHLCSLQILFLHNNELRKLGKTVKELKGMISLETLNLFQNPLAYDPDYRLYVIYFLPSVQLLDRKLVTQRERESALHLYNPKRAWVMQSIAFGKRADTSLGTTVGSSRCTQPARRLIIPSGHEFGNSTNKVPFEDPEDAVLVRATTRSLMEFSSVDWNKVATCQERRLKNKAEEPLEKLTVQFR, encoded by the exons GCAATAGAAAACCAGCTGAAGATCTGTGGCTATAAGAACAATGTGGATGTCGTAGCACTGTATCTGGCTAGACA AGGACTAAGAAGTATCCCAAGTCTAGCACAGTTTCGCAGATTACGGTATTTGTGGATTAACAACAATAAG ATCCAAGATTTAACCTTCTTGACCAAAAACTATTACTTGACTGAACTCTATCTCAACCATAATGAGCTGACAGATATATCAG gtgCTCTGAAACACTTATGTTCATTACAGATTCTGTTTCTTCACAACAATGAGTTAAGAAAACTTGGCAAAACAGTGAAGGAATTGAAAGGAATGATAAGCTTGGAAACTCTAA ACCTATTCCAAAACCCTCTGGCATATGATCCAGACTACCGGCTTTATGTGATATACTTCCTTCCTTCAGTTCAGCTCCTTGACAGGAAAT TGGTTACACAAAGAGAAAGGGAGTCAGCGCTTCACCTCTATAACCCTAAAAGGGCTTGGGTCATGCAGTCAATAGCTTTTGGGAAGAGAGCAGATACATCCCTGGGGACAACAGTGGGATCTAGCAGATGCACTCAACCAGCCAGAAGACTGATAATCCCCTCAG GTCATGAATTCGGAAATAGCACAAATAA AGTACCATTTGAGGACCCTGAAGATGCAGTTTTAGTACGGGCAACAACAAGATCTCTCATGGAATTTTCCTCTGTGGACTGGAACAAAGTAGCCACTTGTCAAGAAAGGCGgcttaaaaacaaagcagaggagCCCCTTGAGAAGCTGACAGTCCAGTTTAGATGA